From the Toxotes jaculatrix isolate fToxJac2 chromosome 15, fToxJac2.pri, whole genome shotgun sequence genome, one window contains:
- the dcaf6 gene encoding DDB1- and CUL4-associated factor 6 isoform X3: protein MVTMSCSGNLVWDVNKRLIGYSEPNTIRTNYLGRREFVQRLKLEATLNVHDGCVNTISWNDTGEYILSGSDDTFLVITNPYNKKVKKSIRSGHRANIFSAKFMPHTNDQEIISCSGDGIIYYTHTEKSPEYNRQCQFTCHYGTAYEIMTVPNDPYTFLSCGEDGTVRWFDLRTKTSCTKEDCKDDILINCRRAATSISISPLVPYYLAVGCSDSSVRIYDRRMLGTRATGNYMGRGTTGMCVRFVPAHLSNKSCRVTSLCYSEDGQEVLVSYSSDYIYLFDPKDDQARELKGPSEERREELRQPPVKRLRLRGDWSDTGPRARPESERERDGEQSPNVSLMQRMSDMLSRWFEEASEAQSSRGTRPQARPRGTAARPEGASNPPAAPAGDSSQESSAPERPVGTDTPEVPAGPAAAADAAPMPKSTSSSSSGSSSTVTAPPPSSSSSVESSAPSSSPLTSSPDSEQRSQADTTGTPTPTATPTSEPALSEYGPHRLPISLVCRRLQRLLRLADPPGQGQRAAPSSSSAAPERQSQRAATSAAAAETQPCTDSPSSVVNKQLGSMTLDEQQGGAEAAGSPPDESVPAPATTSSAPTSSSTTTGAGRPSAAEPVLSLHYSSEGTTTSTIKLDFTDEWSSTSSSMGSAAPKTSETVQSKESLSTESSVSEQAPSDSQRKQTLPAASTELPPCDASCSGASSSSSATAPAEGSSEGDSVVSSPLEKSQPEGTQDTSGGCRRAEPTAEMEGHCGRGPLLPEWEGQSQPARGNQDSDDSDDDPILIPSARLRGQGQRRSAAARIQELFRRRKERREMEESETQNIRRPSVKMVYKGHRNSRTMIKESCFWGNNFVMSGSDCGHIFIWDRHTAEHLMLLEADNHVVNCLQPHPYDPILASSGIDYDIKIWSPLEESPSFNRVLADEVITRNELMLEETRNTITVPASFMLRMLASLNHIRSDRLEGDRSEGSGQENEDEQ from the exons GTAGAAGAGAATTTGTCCAGAGGCTTAAACTTGAAGCGACGCTGAATGTACATGATGGCTGT GTCAACACTATATCCTGGAACGACACAGGAGAATACATCCTGTCGGGGTCAGACGATACCTTTTTGGTTATTACGAACCCGTACAACAAGAAG GTCAAGAAATCCATACGTTCAGGTCATCGGGCAAATATCTTCAGCGCAAAGTTCATGCCCCACACCAATGATCAGGAGATCATCTCCTGCTCCGGAGACGGCATCATCTACTACACTCATACCGAGAAGAGTCCTGAGTACAACAGGCAGTGTCAGTTCACCTGCCATTATGGCACAGCTTATGAG ATTATGACAGTACCAAATGACCCCTACACGTTTCTGTCATGTGGGGAGGACGGCACAGTGCGATGGTTTGATCTTCGCACAAAGACGAGCTGCACTAAAGAAGACTGCAAAGAT GACATCCTGATAAACTGTCGGAGAGCAGCGACCTCTATATCCATTTCTCCACTGGTGCCGTATTATCTGGCCGTGGGCTGCTCTGACAGCTCAGTGCGAATCTACGACAGACGCATGTTGGGCACTAGAGCGACAG GAAACTACATGGGCCGGGGGACGACGGGCATGTGCGTTCGTTTTGttcctgctcacctgtccaACAAGTCGTGCAGGGTGACGTCTCTCTGTTACAGCGAGGATGGTCAGGAGGTGCTGGTCAGCTACTCCTCCGATTATATCTACCTGTTCGATCCCAAAGATGACCAGGCCCGAGAGCTAAAGGGCCCgtctgaggagagaagggaggag ctGAGGCAGCCCCCAGTGAAGCGCCTCCGTCTACGAGGTGACTGGTCTGACACTGGACCCCGAGCTCGtcctgagagtgagagagagagagatg GGGAACAGAGTCCAAATGTATCTCTGATGCAACGCATGTCCGACATGTTGTCTCGTTGGTTTGAAGAAGCCAGCGaagctcagagcagcagaggaaccCGACCACAGGCGCGACCCAGAG GAACCGCTGCCCGCCCAGAGGGTGCGTCAAATCCTCCAGCTGCCCCTGCAGGAGACTCCAGTCAGGAGTCCAGTGCCCCCGAGAGGCCTGTGGGGACAGACACTCCAGAGGTACCTGCTGgtcctgctgctgccgccgACGCCGCCCCCATGCCTAAatccacttcctcttcctcctcagggtCATCATCAACAGTCACAGCACCTCCTCCTTCCAGCTCCTCATCAGTGGAGAGTTCagccccttcctcctctcccctcacctcctctcctgaCTCAGAGCAGAGGAGTCAGGCTGACACGACCGGGACCCCAACGCCGACGGCCACGCCCACCTCAGAACCTGCACTCTCTG AGTACGGTCCTCACCGGCTGCCCATAAGTTTAGTGTGTAGACGTTTGCAGAGGTTACTTCGGCTGGCCGACCCCCCAGGACAGGGTCAGCGAGCGgccccttcttcctcctctgcagccccTGAGAGACAGTCACAAAGAGCTGctacctctgctgctgctgctgagacgcAACCCTGTACAG ATTCCCCCTCGTCTGTGGTAAACAAACAGCTGGGATCCATGACTCTTGATGAACAGCAGG GAGGAGCTGAAGCTGCAGGTTCACCTCCTGATGAATCTGTACCTGCACCAGCCACCACCAGCAGCGCTCCCACCTCCTCCAGCACCACGACTGGCGCCGGTCGACCCAGCGCAGCAGAGCCGGTTCTCAGCCTACACTACAGCTCAGAGGgaaccaccaccagcaccatcaAGCTGGACTTCACTGATGAGTG GAGCAGCACCTCCAGCTCTATGGGCAGCGCAGCTCCCAAAACATCTGAGACCGTGCAGAGCAAAGAGAGTCTGTCGACGGAGAGTTCAGTGTCAGAACAAG CTCCCTCTGACTCCCAGAGGAAGCAGACTTTGCCGGCCGCCTCCACGGAGCTGCCCCCCTGTGACGCCTCCTGCTCCGGTGCCTCCAGCAGCTCGTCTGCAACGGCCCCGGCAGAGGGCTCCTCTGAGGGGGACAGCGTGGTGTCCTCGCCGCTGGAGAAGAGTCAGCCGGAGGGTACACAGGACACGTCAGGAGGCTGCAGGAGAGCGGAACCCACGGCAGAGATGGAGGGCCACTGTGGGAGAGGCCCTCTCCTACCAGAGTGGGAGGGCCAGAGTCAGCCTGCACGGGGCAACCAGGACTCTGATGACAGCGACGATGATCCAATCCTCATCCCATCAGCCAGGCTCAGAGGACAGGGACAGAG acGCTCAGCGGCAGCTCGTATCCAGGAGCTGTTTcgcaggaggaaagaaagaagggagatggaggagagcgAGACCCAGAATATCAGGAGGCCCTCAGTCAAAATGGTCTACAAGGGCCACCGCAACTCCAGGACAATG ATAAAGGAGTCGTGTTTCTGGGGCAACAACTTTGTGATGAGCGGCTCAGATTGCGGCCACATCTTCATCTGGGACAGACACACTGCAGAGCACCTTATGCTGCTCGAGGCCGACAACCATGTGGTCAACTGCCTGCAGCCGCACCCCTACGACCCCA TTCTGGCTTCTTCAGGGATAGACTATGATATCAAAATTTGGTCTCCGCTGGAAGAGTCGCCATCTTTCAACAGAGTCCTCGCAGATGAG GTAATAACTCGGAACGAGCTGATGCTAGAGGAAACGAGAAACACCATCACAGTCCCAGCCTCTTTCATGCTCCGAATGTTGGCCTCCCTTAATCACATCAGATCAG ATCGACTAGAAGGCGATCGCTCTGAAGGTTCGGGCCAAGAAAATGAGGACGAGCAGTAG
- the dcaf6 gene encoding DDB1- and CUL4-associated factor 6 isoform X4, with protein sequence MVTMSCSGNLVWDVNKRLIGYSEPNTIRTNYLGRREFVQRLKLEATLNVHDGCVNTISWNDTGEYILSGSDDTFLVITNPYNKKVKKSIRSGHRANIFSAKFMPHTNDQEIISCSGDGIIYYTHTEKSPEYNRQCQFTCHYGTAYEIMTVPNDPYTFLSCGEDGTVRWFDLRTKTSCTKEDCKDDILINCRRAATSISISPLVPYYLAVGCSDSSVRIYDRRMLGTRATGNYMGRGTTGMCVRFVPAHLSNKSCRVTSLCYSEDGQEVLVSYSSDYIYLFDPKDDQARELKGPSEERREELRQPPVKRLRLRGDWSDTGPRARPESERERDGEQSPNVSLMQRMSDMLSRWFEEASEAQSSRGTRPQARPRGTAARPEGASNPPAAPAGDSSQESSAPERPVGTDTPEVPAGPAAAADAAPMPKSTSSSSSGSSSTVTAPPPSSSSSVESSAPSSSPLTSSPDSEQRSQADTTGTPTPTATPTSEPALSDSPSSVVNKQLGSMTLDEQQGGAEAAGSPPDESVPAPATTSSAPTSSSTTTGAGRPSAAEPVLSLHYSSEGTTTSTIKLDFTDEWSSTSSSMGSAAPKTSETVQSKESLSTESSVSEQAPSDSQRKQTLPAASTELPPCDASCSGASSSSSATAPAEGSSEGDSVVSSPLEKSQPEGTQDTSGGCRRAEPTAEMEGHCGRGPLLPEWEGQSQPARGNQDSDDSDDDPILIPSARLRGQGQRFNTRGSAVGDRMIRRSAAARIQELFRRRKERREMEESETQNIRRPSVKMVYKGHRNSRTMIKESCFWGNNFVMSGSDCGHIFIWDRHTAEHLMLLEADNHVVNCLQPHPYDPILASSGIDYDIKIWSPLEESPSFNRVLADEVITRNELMLEETRNTITVPASFMLRMLASLNHIRSDRLEGDRSEGSGQENEDEQ encoded by the exons GTAGAAGAGAATTTGTCCAGAGGCTTAAACTTGAAGCGACGCTGAATGTACATGATGGCTGT GTCAACACTATATCCTGGAACGACACAGGAGAATACATCCTGTCGGGGTCAGACGATACCTTTTTGGTTATTACGAACCCGTACAACAAGAAG GTCAAGAAATCCATACGTTCAGGTCATCGGGCAAATATCTTCAGCGCAAAGTTCATGCCCCACACCAATGATCAGGAGATCATCTCCTGCTCCGGAGACGGCATCATCTACTACACTCATACCGAGAAGAGTCCTGAGTACAACAGGCAGTGTCAGTTCACCTGCCATTATGGCACAGCTTATGAG ATTATGACAGTACCAAATGACCCCTACACGTTTCTGTCATGTGGGGAGGACGGCACAGTGCGATGGTTTGATCTTCGCACAAAGACGAGCTGCACTAAAGAAGACTGCAAAGAT GACATCCTGATAAACTGTCGGAGAGCAGCGACCTCTATATCCATTTCTCCACTGGTGCCGTATTATCTGGCCGTGGGCTGCTCTGACAGCTCAGTGCGAATCTACGACAGACGCATGTTGGGCACTAGAGCGACAG GAAACTACATGGGCCGGGGGACGACGGGCATGTGCGTTCGTTTTGttcctgctcacctgtccaACAAGTCGTGCAGGGTGACGTCTCTCTGTTACAGCGAGGATGGTCAGGAGGTGCTGGTCAGCTACTCCTCCGATTATATCTACCTGTTCGATCCCAAAGATGACCAGGCCCGAGAGCTAAAGGGCCCgtctgaggagagaagggaggag ctGAGGCAGCCCCCAGTGAAGCGCCTCCGTCTACGAGGTGACTGGTCTGACACTGGACCCCGAGCTCGtcctgagagtgagagagagagagatg GGGAACAGAGTCCAAATGTATCTCTGATGCAACGCATGTCCGACATGTTGTCTCGTTGGTTTGAAGAAGCCAGCGaagctcagagcagcagaggaaccCGACCACAGGCGCGACCCAGAG GAACCGCTGCCCGCCCAGAGGGTGCGTCAAATCCTCCAGCTGCCCCTGCAGGAGACTCCAGTCAGGAGTCCAGTGCCCCCGAGAGGCCTGTGGGGACAGACACTCCAGAGGTACCTGCTGgtcctgctgctgccgccgACGCCGCCCCCATGCCTAAatccacttcctcttcctcctcagggtCATCATCAACAGTCACAGCACCTCCTCCTTCCAGCTCCTCATCAGTGGAGAGTTCagccccttcctcctctcccctcacctcctctcctgaCTCAGAGCAGAGGAGTCAGGCTGACACGACCGGGACCCCAACGCCGACGGCCACGCCCACCTCAGAACCTGCACTCTCTG ATTCCCCCTCGTCTGTGGTAAACAAACAGCTGGGATCCATGACTCTTGATGAACAGCAGG GAGGAGCTGAAGCTGCAGGTTCACCTCCTGATGAATCTGTACCTGCACCAGCCACCACCAGCAGCGCTCCCACCTCCTCCAGCACCACGACTGGCGCCGGTCGACCCAGCGCAGCAGAGCCGGTTCTCAGCCTACACTACAGCTCAGAGGgaaccaccaccagcaccatcaAGCTGGACTTCACTGATGAGTG GAGCAGCACCTCCAGCTCTATGGGCAGCGCAGCTCCCAAAACATCTGAGACCGTGCAGAGCAAAGAGAGTCTGTCGACGGAGAGTTCAGTGTCAGAACAAG CTCCCTCTGACTCCCAGAGGAAGCAGACTTTGCCGGCCGCCTCCACGGAGCTGCCCCCCTGTGACGCCTCCTGCTCCGGTGCCTCCAGCAGCTCGTCTGCAACGGCCCCGGCAGAGGGCTCCTCTGAGGGGGACAGCGTGGTGTCCTCGCCGCTGGAGAAGAGTCAGCCGGAGGGTACACAGGACACGTCAGGAGGCTGCAGGAGAGCGGAACCCACGGCAGAGATGGAGGGCCACTGTGGGAGAGGCCCTCTCCTACCAGAGTGGGAGGGCCAGAGTCAGCCTGCACGGGGCAACCAGGACTCTGATGACAGCGACGATGATCCAATCCTCATCCCATCAGCCAGGCTCAGAGGACAGGGACAGAG ATTTAATACCAGAGGATCTGCAGTAGGAGATAGGATGATCAG acGCTCAGCGGCAGCTCGTATCCAGGAGCTGTTTcgcaggaggaaagaaagaagggagatggaggagagcgAGACCCAGAATATCAGGAGGCCCTCAGTCAAAATGGTCTACAAGGGCCACCGCAACTCCAGGACAATG ATAAAGGAGTCGTGTTTCTGGGGCAACAACTTTGTGATGAGCGGCTCAGATTGCGGCCACATCTTCATCTGGGACAGACACACTGCAGAGCACCTTATGCTGCTCGAGGCCGACAACCATGTGGTCAACTGCCTGCAGCCGCACCCCTACGACCCCA TTCTGGCTTCTTCAGGGATAGACTATGATATCAAAATTTGGTCTCCGCTGGAAGAGTCGCCATCTTTCAACAGAGTCCTCGCAGATGAG GTAATAACTCGGAACGAGCTGATGCTAGAGGAAACGAGAAACACCATCACAGTCCCAGCCTCTTTCATGCTCCGAATGTTGGCCTCCCTTAATCACATCAGATCAG ATCGACTAGAAGGCGATCGCTCTGAAGGTTCGGGCCAAGAAAATGAGGACGAGCAGTAG
- the dcaf6 gene encoding DDB1- and CUL4-associated factor 6 isoform X2, with protein sequence MVTMSCSGNLVWDVNKRLIGYSEPNTIRTNYLGRREFVQRLKLEATLNVHDGCVNTISWNDTGEYILSGSDDTFLVITNPYNKKVKKSIRSGHRANIFSAKFMPHTNDQEIISCSGDGIIYYTHTEKSPEYNRQCQFTCHYGTAYEIMTVPNDPYTFLSCGEDGTVRWFDLRTKTSCTKEDCKDDILINCRRAATSISISPLVPYYLAVGCSDSSVRIYDRRMLGTRATGNYMGRGTTGMCVRFVPAHLSNKSCRVTSLCYSEDGQEVLVSYSSDYIYLFDPKDDQARELKGPSEERREELRQPPVKRLRLRGDWSDTGPRARPESERERDGEQSPNVSLMQRMSDMLSRWFEEASEAQSSRGTRPQARPRGTAARPEGASNPPAAPAGDSSQESSAPERPVGTDTPEVPAGPAAAADAAPMPKSTSSSSSGSSSTVTAPPPSSSSSVESSAPSSSPLTSSPDSEQRSQADTTGTPTPTATPTSEPALSEYGPHRLPISLVCRRLQRLLRLADPPGQGQRAAPSSSSAAPERQSQRAATSAAAAETQPYSPSSVVNKQLGSMTLDEQQGGAEAAGSPPDESVPAPATTSSAPTSSSTTTGAGRPSAAEPVLSLHYSSEGTTTSTIKLDFTDEWSSTSSSMGSAAPKTSETVQSKESLSTESSVSEQAPSDSQRKQTLPAASTELPPCDASCSGASSSSSATAPAEGSSEGDSVVSSPLEKSQPEGTQDTSGGCRRAEPTAEMEGHCGRGPLLPEWEGQSQPARGNQDSDDSDDDPILIPSARLRGQGQRFNTRGSAVGDRMIRRSAAARIQELFRRRKERREMEESETQNIRRPSVKMVYKGHRNSRTMIKESCFWGNNFVMSGSDCGHIFIWDRHTAEHLMLLEADNHVVNCLQPHPYDPILASSGIDYDIKIWSPLEESPSFNRVLADEVITRNELMLEETRNTITVPASFMLRMLASLNHIRSDRLEGDRSEGSGQENEDEQ encoded by the exons GTAGAAGAGAATTTGTCCAGAGGCTTAAACTTGAAGCGACGCTGAATGTACATGATGGCTGT GTCAACACTATATCCTGGAACGACACAGGAGAATACATCCTGTCGGGGTCAGACGATACCTTTTTGGTTATTACGAACCCGTACAACAAGAAG GTCAAGAAATCCATACGTTCAGGTCATCGGGCAAATATCTTCAGCGCAAAGTTCATGCCCCACACCAATGATCAGGAGATCATCTCCTGCTCCGGAGACGGCATCATCTACTACACTCATACCGAGAAGAGTCCTGAGTACAACAGGCAGTGTCAGTTCACCTGCCATTATGGCACAGCTTATGAG ATTATGACAGTACCAAATGACCCCTACACGTTTCTGTCATGTGGGGAGGACGGCACAGTGCGATGGTTTGATCTTCGCACAAAGACGAGCTGCACTAAAGAAGACTGCAAAGAT GACATCCTGATAAACTGTCGGAGAGCAGCGACCTCTATATCCATTTCTCCACTGGTGCCGTATTATCTGGCCGTGGGCTGCTCTGACAGCTCAGTGCGAATCTACGACAGACGCATGTTGGGCACTAGAGCGACAG GAAACTACATGGGCCGGGGGACGACGGGCATGTGCGTTCGTTTTGttcctgctcacctgtccaACAAGTCGTGCAGGGTGACGTCTCTCTGTTACAGCGAGGATGGTCAGGAGGTGCTGGTCAGCTACTCCTCCGATTATATCTACCTGTTCGATCCCAAAGATGACCAGGCCCGAGAGCTAAAGGGCCCgtctgaggagagaagggaggag ctGAGGCAGCCCCCAGTGAAGCGCCTCCGTCTACGAGGTGACTGGTCTGACACTGGACCCCGAGCTCGtcctgagagtgagagagagagagatg GGGAACAGAGTCCAAATGTATCTCTGATGCAACGCATGTCCGACATGTTGTCTCGTTGGTTTGAAGAAGCCAGCGaagctcagagcagcagaggaaccCGACCACAGGCGCGACCCAGAG GAACCGCTGCCCGCCCAGAGGGTGCGTCAAATCCTCCAGCTGCCCCTGCAGGAGACTCCAGTCAGGAGTCCAGTGCCCCCGAGAGGCCTGTGGGGACAGACACTCCAGAGGTACCTGCTGgtcctgctgctgccgccgACGCCGCCCCCATGCCTAAatccacttcctcttcctcctcagggtCATCATCAACAGTCACAGCACCTCCTCCTTCCAGCTCCTCATCAGTGGAGAGTTCagccccttcctcctctcccctcacctcctctcctgaCTCAGAGCAGAGGAGTCAGGCTGACACGACCGGGACCCCAACGCCGACGGCCACGCCCACCTCAGAACCTGCACTCTCTG AGTACGGTCCTCACCGGCTGCCCATAAGTTTAGTGTGTAGACGTTTGCAGAGGTTACTTCGGCTGGCCGACCCCCCAGGACAGGGTCAGCGAGCGgccccttcttcctcctctgcagccccTGAGAGACAGTCACAAAGAGCTGctacctctgctgctgctgctgagacgcAACCCT ATTCCCCCTCGTCTGTGGTAAACAAACAGCTGGGATCCATGACTCTTGATGAACAGCAGG GAGGAGCTGAAGCTGCAGGTTCACCTCCTGATGAATCTGTACCTGCACCAGCCACCACCAGCAGCGCTCCCACCTCCTCCAGCACCACGACTGGCGCCGGTCGACCCAGCGCAGCAGAGCCGGTTCTCAGCCTACACTACAGCTCAGAGGgaaccaccaccagcaccatcaAGCTGGACTTCACTGATGAGTG GAGCAGCACCTCCAGCTCTATGGGCAGCGCAGCTCCCAAAACATCTGAGACCGTGCAGAGCAAAGAGAGTCTGTCGACGGAGAGTTCAGTGTCAGAACAAG CTCCCTCTGACTCCCAGAGGAAGCAGACTTTGCCGGCCGCCTCCACGGAGCTGCCCCCCTGTGACGCCTCCTGCTCCGGTGCCTCCAGCAGCTCGTCTGCAACGGCCCCGGCAGAGGGCTCCTCTGAGGGGGACAGCGTGGTGTCCTCGCCGCTGGAGAAGAGTCAGCCGGAGGGTACACAGGACACGTCAGGAGGCTGCAGGAGAGCGGAACCCACGGCAGAGATGGAGGGCCACTGTGGGAGAGGCCCTCTCCTACCAGAGTGGGAGGGCCAGAGTCAGCCTGCACGGGGCAACCAGGACTCTGATGACAGCGACGATGATCCAATCCTCATCCCATCAGCCAGGCTCAGAGGACAGGGACAGAG ATTTAATACCAGAGGATCTGCAGTAGGAGATAGGATGATCAG acGCTCAGCGGCAGCTCGTATCCAGGAGCTGTTTcgcaggaggaaagaaagaagggagatggaggagagcgAGACCCAGAATATCAGGAGGCCCTCAGTCAAAATGGTCTACAAGGGCCACCGCAACTCCAGGACAATG ATAAAGGAGTCGTGTTTCTGGGGCAACAACTTTGTGATGAGCGGCTCAGATTGCGGCCACATCTTCATCTGGGACAGACACACTGCAGAGCACCTTATGCTGCTCGAGGCCGACAACCATGTGGTCAACTGCCTGCAGCCGCACCCCTACGACCCCA TTCTGGCTTCTTCAGGGATAGACTATGATATCAAAATTTGGTCTCCGCTGGAAGAGTCGCCATCTTTCAACAGAGTCCTCGCAGATGAG GTAATAACTCGGAACGAGCTGATGCTAGAGGAAACGAGAAACACCATCACAGTCCCAGCCTCTTTCATGCTCCGAATGTTGGCCTCCCTTAATCACATCAGATCAG ATCGACTAGAAGGCGATCGCTCTGAAGGTTCGGGCCAAGAAAATGAGGACGAGCAGTAG